One window of the Populus trichocarpa isolate Nisqually-1 chromosome 9, P.trichocarpa_v4.1, whole genome shotgun sequence genome contains the following:
- the LOC7490028 gene encoding B3 domain-containing protein At3g19184 gives MMKSKQTYEETRQKRMEENKKRMEELNLTKLSQSLLSKPSPVKKAKPRISRSPVASTPVRRSNRVADKPPVSYKEVPIEPLARPRRSYQRRDLLNRVYASDEVRIYAIHRADQIQSSLGADFPSFVKPMLQSHVTGGFWLGLPVPFCKAHLPHYDEMITLEDENGDESETKYLAGKTGLSGGWRGFAIDHDLVDGDALVFQLVSPTKFKVYIVRAYDSEDNEDQENTKDDEVKDNTEDKEDEGKSEENGKVSDATDLNRRYSKRIRASKK, from the exons atgatgaaatcaaaacaaacgTACGAAGAAACCAGGCAAAAGAGGATGGAGGAGAACAAGAAGAGAATGGAAGAGCTCAACCTCACAAAGCTCTCTCAAAGTCTCCTTTCCAAGCCATCTCCA GTGAAGAAAGCGAAGCCCAGAATTTCTAGGTCACCAGTGGCCTCGACTCCTGTTAGAAGGTCGAACCGGGTTGCAGACAAGCCTCCCGTTAGCTATAAAGAA GTTCCAATTGAACCTTTGGCGAGACCCAGAAG GAGCTATCAAAGGAGGGATCTCTTGAATAGAGTTTATGCTTCTGATGAAGTAAGGATATATGCAATTCATAGGGCAGATCAAATTCAGTCAAGTTTGGGAGCTGATTTCCCAAGTTTTGTAAAACCTATGCTCCAATCACATGTCACTGGAGGGTTTTGGCTG GGTCTGCCGGTCCCCTTCTGTAAGGCTCACCTTCCCCATTATGATGAAATGATCACTTTGGAAGATGAAAATGGAGATGAATCTGAAACGAAATACCTGGCTGGAAAAACTGGTCTTAGTGGGGGATGGAGAGGTTTTGCTATTGACCATGATCTAGTTGACGGAGATGCATTGGTATTCCAGCTTGTCAGCCCTACTAAATTTAAG GTGTACATTGTAAGGGCATATGATTCAGAAGACAATGAAGATCAGGAAAACACGAAAGACGATGAAGTCAAGGATAACACGGAGGACAAGGAAGACGAGggaaaaagtgaagaaaatggCAAGGTTTCAGATGCCACAGATTTGAATAGGAGATACTCCAAACGAATCAGAGCAA GCAAAAAGTAG